A region from the Microcebus murinus isolate Inina chromosome 3, M.murinus_Inina_mat1.0, whole genome shotgun sequence genome encodes:
- the POMC gene encoding pro-opiomelanocortin gives MSTKAKRTGWADMLGMGGGLATRHGACSLPHAVRARAPRRPGAGPAALTRRRRLPQECIQACKLDLSAETPVFPGNGDEQPLTENPRKYVMGHFRWDRFGSRNSSSGAGQKREEEVAAGEGRVPVPAGGPGARGDGAEPGPREGKRSYSMEHFRWGKPVGKKRRPVKVYPNGAEDESAEAFPLEFRRELAGQGHEAALGPDDTAEREAALADLEHGLLVAGEKKDDGPYRMEHFRWGSPPKDKRYGGFMTSEKTQTPLVTLFKNAIIKNAHKKGQ, from the coding sequence ATGTCCACCAAGGCCAAGAGGACCGGGTGGGCTGACATGCTCGGCATGGGAGGGGGCCTCGCCACGCGCCATGGCGCCTGTTCCCTGCCGCACGCGGTGAGGGCCCGGGCGCCCAGGCGCCCAGGCGCAGGCCCGGCCGCCCTCACGCGCCGACGGCGTCTCCCCCAGGAGTGTATCCAGGCCTGCAAGCTTGACCTCTCGGCGGAGACGCCAGTGTTCCCTGGCAACGGCGACGAGCAGCCACTGACTGAGAACCCCCGGAAGTACGTCATGGGCCACTTCCGCTGGGACCGCTTCGGCAGCCGCAACAGCAGTAGCGGCGCGGGGCAGAAGCGCGAGGAGGAGGTCGCGGCGGGTGAAGGCCGCGTCCCGGTGCCCGCCGGCGGCCCCGGTGCCCGCGGGGATGGCGCCGAGCCGGGCCCGCGCGAGGGCAAGCGCTCCTACTCCATGGAGCACTTCCGCTGGGGCAAGCCGGTGGGCAAGAAGCGGCGCCCGGTGAAGGTGTACCCCAACGGCGCCGAGGACGAGTCGGCCGAGGCCTTCCCCCTCGAGTTCAGGAGGGAGCTGGCCGGCCAGGGGCACGAAGCGGCGCTTGGCCCCGATGACACTGCCGAGCGCGAGGCGGCGCTGGCCGACCTCGAGCACGGCCTGCTGGTGGCAGGCGAGAAGAAGGACGACGGGCCCTACAGGATGGAGCACTTCCGCTGGGGCAGCCCGCCCAAGGACAAGCGCTACGGCGGCTTCATGACCTCCGAGAAGACCCAGACGCCCCTGGTGACGCTGTTCAAAAACGCCATCATCAAGAATGCCCATAAGAAGGGCCAGTGA